A window from Micromonospora profundi encodes these proteins:
- a CDS encoding alpha-amylase — protein MHRRRRASAILALGLIASLLTPLTVTAPPAAAAPAGNKKVIVQLFEWNWPSVASECQSTLGPKGYGYVQVSPPQEHVRGNQWWLAYQPVSYRIESRKGTRAQFQSMVNTCHAAGVKVLVDAVINHMSGQANGGTGWAGSSYSHYDYPGIYQTQDFHHCGRNGGDDIVNYNDRYEVQNCELVNLSDLKTESDYVRTKIASYLNDLLSLGVDGFRLDASKHMPAADIAAIKGKLSRSAYIVQEVIYGAGEPVQPTEYTGNGDVHEFRYGKDLARVFRSERLAYLRNFGEGWGHLPSGPASVFVDNHDTQRDVGGVLTYRDRGIYALANAFMLAWPYGSPTVMSSYTFSNRDAGPPSDGANKTLNTACYSGWECEHRWPVIANMVGFRNATEGAGVANWYDNGNNHIAFSRSGKGYITVNDEDSAVNGRSYYTGLPAGRYCDVIHGTYSGGTCSGPVITVDGSGWFAANVPAHDAIAIHIGARV, from the coding sequence ATGCACCGACGTCGACGCGCCTCGGCGATCCTCGCCCTCGGCCTGATCGCCAGCCTGCTCACCCCCCTCACCGTGACGGCACCCCCGGCCGCCGCGGCGCCCGCCGGCAACAAGAAGGTCATCGTCCAGCTCTTCGAGTGGAACTGGCCGTCGGTGGCCAGCGAGTGCCAGAGCACTCTCGGCCCGAAGGGCTACGGCTACGTCCAGGTCTCGCCCCCGCAGGAGCACGTCCGGGGCAACCAGTGGTGGCTGGCGTACCAGCCGGTCAGCTACCGCATCGAATCCCGCAAGGGCACCCGCGCCCAGTTCCAGTCGATGGTCAACACCTGCCATGCGGCAGGCGTCAAGGTGCTCGTCGACGCTGTCATCAACCACATGTCCGGCCAGGCGAACGGCGGAACGGGCTGGGCCGGCTCGTCCTACTCGCACTACGACTACCCGGGCATCTACCAGACGCAGGACTTCCACCACTGTGGGCGCAACGGCGGCGACGACATCGTCAACTACAACGACCGGTACGAGGTGCAGAACTGCGAGCTGGTCAACCTGTCGGACCTGAAGACCGAGTCGGACTACGTCCGTACGAAGATCGCGTCGTACCTCAACGACCTGCTCTCGCTCGGCGTGGACGGTTTCCGGCTGGACGCCAGCAAGCACATGCCGGCCGCCGACATCGCCGCGATCAAGGGCAAGCTCTCCCGCTCGGCGTACATCGTGCAGGAGGTCATCTACGGCGCCGGCGAGCCGGTGCAGCCGACCGAGTACACCGGCAACGGTGACGTGCACGAGTTCCGCTACGGCAAGGACCTGGCCCGGGTGTTCCGCTCGGAGCGACTGGCGTACCTGCGCAACTTCGGCGAGGGCTGGGGGCACCTGCCCAGCGGGCCGGCCTCGGTGTTCGTCGACAACCACGACACCCAGCGCGACGTGGGCGGCGTGCTCACCTACCGGGATCGCGGCATCTACGCGCTGGCGAACGCCTTCATGCTGGCCTGGCCGTACGGCTCGCCGACGGTGATGTCCAGCTACACCTTCAGCAACCGGGACGCCGGCCCGCCCTCGGACGGCGCGAACAAGACCCTGAACACCGCCTGCTACTCCGGTTGGGAGTGCGAGCACCGCTGGCCGGTGATCGCCAACATGGTCGGCTTCCGCAACGCCACCGAGGGCGCGGGCGTGGCCAACTGGTACGACAACGGCAACAACCACATCGCGTTCAGCCGCAGCGGCAAGGGCTACATCACCGTCAACGACGAGGATTCGGCGGTGAACGGCCGCTCGTACTACACAGGGCTGCCCGCCGGTCGCTACTGCGACGTCATCCACGGCACGTACTCCGGCGGCACGTGCAGCGGACCGGTGATCACCGTGGACGGTAGTGGCTGGTTCGCCGCGAACGTGCCAGCCCACGACGCGATAGCGATCCACATCGGCGCCCGCGTCTGA